A portion of the Carya illinoinensis cultivar Pawnee chromosome 11, C.illinoinensisPawnee_v1, whole genome shotgun sequence genome contains these proteins:
- the LOC122282335 gene encoding uncharacterized protein LOC122282335, with protein sequence MILIRLIDLNETNNEGEGNPSAIEVLQAVAQQLIEELMQNPPGHNRNRNERGCTMEQFNRMHPPSFDGKGKPTLTEDWVQDIKEILRVLNCIDEQKVSYTTFKLTGEAKQWWIPERTIGEADGRGVFSWRHFKQIFVDHFLPRSVRDDRARKFANLVQGTMTIH encoded by the exons ATGATTTTGATAAGATTGATAG ATTTGAACGAGACTAATAATGAAGGAGAAGGAAATCCGAGTGCTATTGAAGTACTTCAAGCTGTGGCCCAGCAGTTAATAGAGGAGCTCATGCAGAACCCTCCGGGTCATAATCGCAACCGGAATGAAAGAGGCTGTACAATGGAACAATTTAACCGGATGCACCCTCCTTCATTTGATGGGAAAGGCAAGCCAACCTTAACTGAGGATTGGGTTCAGGATATCAAGGAGATACTTCGAGTCTTAAACTGCATAGATGAACAGAAGGTATCGTACACCACCTTTAAGCTAACCGGTGAGGCAAAACAATGGTGGATTCCAGAGAGAACCATTGGGGAAGCAGATGGGAGGGGAGTTTTTAGCTGGCGCCATTTCAAGCAGATCTTTGTTGATCATTTCCTTCCAAGATCGGTCAGAGATGATAGGGCCAGGAAGTTTGCTAACTTGGTTCAGGGCACCATGACAATACACTAG